Proteins from a genomic interval of Micromonospora sp. NBC_00389:
- a CDS encoding sensor histidine kinase encodes MASEAVTPRADRRLHRARQATLLSLATGVWATALLPAVGLSREPDPGRVALGAVGILAFVATQTAVLYAAVTPWLDQRWRRRAQLGLAGVAVLTVPLVGPVAAGVWPTWAWLGASLIGMAPLLVRLPAGLAVAAGVLLVSLGVGWWTGGSVWQHLAVTGGVGVGIAAVNGFQVWFWDVLVEARQGQAAQARLAAAEERLRFARDVHDVLGHSLTVIALKAELAARLAHVDPERAGREATEVQRLAASALTEVRETVHGYRAVDLGEQLAAVVGVLRSCGVRCTVVPPPADLPQRAATELAAVLREAGTNVLRHSRADWCRIHIHREDDVVRMTVANDGADGRGPDGHSHGLRGLVDRLAAAGGELRVRREDAVFTLEATVPVAS; translated from the coding sequence GTGGCGAGCGAGGCGGTGACTCCCCGGGCGGACCGCCGGCTGCACCGGGCCCGGCAGGCGACGCTGCTGTCGCTGGCCACCGGCGTCTGGGCGACCGCCCTGCTGCCGGCCGTCGGGCTGAGCCGCGAGCCGGACCCGGGCCGCGTCGCACTCGGCGCGGTCGGCATCCTCGCCTTCGTGGCCACCCAGACCGCCGTGCTGTACGCCGCCGTGACGCCGTGGCTCGACCAGCGCTGGCGGCGTCGCGCCCAGCTGGGCCTGGCCGGGGTGGCGGTGCTGACCGTCCCGCTGGTGGGGCCGGTGGCGGCCGGTGTCTGGCCGACCTGGGCGTGGCTGGGTGCCTCGCTGATCGGGATGGCGCCACTGCTGGTCCGCCTCCCGGCCGGGCTGGCGGTCGCGGCCGGGGTCCTGCTGGTGTCGCTGGGCGTAGGGTGGTGGACCGGCGGATCGGTCTGGCAACACCTGGCCGTGACCGGCGGGGTCGGGGTGGGCATCGCCGCGGTCAACGGGTTCCAGGTCTGGTTCTGGGACGTGCTCGTGGAGGCCCGGCAGGGCCAGGCCGCCCAGGCCCGGCTGGCCGCCGCCGAGGAGCGGCTGCGCTTCGCCCGAGACGTGCATGACGTGCTGGGGCACAGCCTCACGGTGATCGCGTTGAAGGCCGAACTCGCCGCGCGGCTCGCCCACGTCGACCCGGAGCGGGCCGGCCGGGAGGCCACCGAGGTGCAGCGCCTCGCCGCGTCCGCGCTGACCGAGGTGCGGGAGACCGTGCACGGCTACCGGGCCGTCGACCTCGGCGAGCAGTTGGCCGCCGTGGTGGGCGTACTACGTTCCTGCGGCGTGCGCTGCACGGTCGTGCCGCCGCCGGCCGACCTGCCGCAGCGCGCGGCCACCGAGCTGGCGGCGGTGCTGCGCGAGGCGGGGACGAACGTGCTGCGGCACAGCCGGGCCGACTGGTGCCGGATCCACATCCACCGGGAGGACGACGTGGTCAGGATGACGGTGGCCAACGACGGCGCCGACGGGCGGGGCCCGGACGGGCACAGCCACGGCCTGCGCGGGCTGGTCGACCGGCTCGCCGCCGCCGGCGGCGAGCTGCGGGTGCGCCGGGAGGACGCAGTGTTCACGCTCGAGGCCACCGTGCCGGTGGCGTCGTGA
- a CDS encoding response regulator transcription factor produces MIRVLLADDEDLIRVAVGALLALEPDIEVVAHAADGPAAVTATLAHRPDVAVVDLEMPGLDGIGVAAELTRARPECGVVVLTGHGRPGHLRQALTAGARGFLPKGSPGSALADVIRRVHAGGRYVDPSLAADALTLPACPLTPRELETLRLAEFGAPIAVIARRVHLSTGTVRNHLSAAVQKLGASDRAEAIRTARNNGWL; encoded by the coding sequence GTGATCCGCGTCCTGCTCGCCGACGACGAGGATCTGATCCGGGTCGCGGTCGGCGCGCTGCTCGCTCTGGAGCCGGACATCGAGGTGGTGGCCCACGCCGCCGACGGCCCGGCGGCGGTCACCGCGACACTGGCGCACCGCCCCGACGTGGCCGTGGTGGACCTGGAGATGCCTGGCCTGGACGGCATCGGAGTCGCCGCCGAGCTGACCCGCGCCCGCCCCGAATGCGGGGTGGTCGTGCTCACCGGGCACGGCCGTCCGGGGCACCTGCGCCAGGCGTTGACCGCCGGCGCCCGGGGGTTCCTACCCAAGGGCTCGCCTGGCAGCGCGCTCGCCGACGTGATCCGCCGCGTGCATGCCGGCGGCCGGTACGTCGACCCGTCGCTGGCCGCCGACGCGCTCACCCTGCCCGCGTGCCCCCTGACCCCCCGCGAGCTGGAGACACTGCGGCTGGCCGAGTTCGGCGCCCCGATCGCGGTGATCGCCCGCCGGGTGCACCTGTCCACCGGCACCGTGCGCAACCATCTCTCCGCCGCAGTGCAGAAGCTCGGCGCGTCCGACCGCGCCGAAGCGATACGCACCGCCCGCAACAACGGCTGGCTCTAA
- a CDS encoding SMP-30/gluconolactonase/LRE family protein produces the protein MTETVPAQFHLLDERFRYLDGDFVAERLYTGARKTEGPAYFPAGRYLVWSDIPNDRLLRWDECTGAVGVFRHASGYANGNTVDRQGRLVTCEQGNRRVTRTEHDGTITVLADRHQGRRLNSPNDVVVRADGTIWFTDPSYGIDSDYEGNRGDNEFDGGCYVFRLDPATGDLRIVADDFCRPNGLAFSGDEQQLYIVDTRQEPSHIRVFDVTADGALTGGKVFAECDFGRFDGIRVDDAGRVWAAAWDGVHCFDPDGTLIGKLLLPESVANLTFGGPRRNHLFITAGNSVYALRVTFNGARYPAPAGPPPRRS, from the coding sequence ATGACCGAGACCGTTCCCGCACAGTTCCACCTGCTCGACGAGCGGTTCCGTTACCTCGACGGCGACTTCGTCGCCGAACGGCTGTACACGGGCGCACGCAAGACCGAAGGTCCGGCCTACTTTCCAGCCGGCCGGTACCTGGTGTGGAGCGACATCCCCAACGACCGGCTGTTGCGCTGGGACGAGTGCACCGGCGCGGTCGGCGTCTTCCGCCACGCCTCGGGCTACGCCAATGGCAACACAGTGGACCGCCAGGGCCGGCTCGTCACGTGCGAGCAGGGCAACCGGCGAGTCACCCGCACCGAGCACGACGGCACGATCACCGTCCTCGCCGACCGCCACCAGGGTCGGCGGCTCAACAGCCCCAACGATGTCGTGGTACGCGCCGACGGCACGATCTGGTTCACCGATCCGAGCTACGGCATTGACTCCGATTACGAGGGCAACAGGGGCGACAACGAGTTCGACGGTGGCTGCTACGTGTTCCGCCTCGACCCGGCCACCGGCGACCTGCGCATCGTCGCCGACGATTTCTGCCGCCCCAACGGCCTGGCCTTCTCCGGCGACGAGCAGCAGCTCTACATCGTCGACACCCGACAGGAACCCAGCCACATCCGCGTTTTCGACGTCACCGCCGACGGCGCTCTGACCGGCGGGAAGGTCTTCGCCGAATGCGATTTCGGCCGCTTCGACGGCATCCGCGTCGACGACGCCGGGCGGGTGTGGGCCGCAGCCTGGGACGGTGTGCACTGCTTCGACCCCGACGGCACCCTCATCGGGAAACTCCTGCTGCCCGAATCGGTCGCCAACCTCACCTTCGGCGGCCCGAGACGGAACCACCTGTTCATCACCGCCGGCAACTCCGTGTACGCGCTCCGAGTCACCTTCAACGGCGCCCGCTACCCCGCTCCCGCTGGCCCGCCCCCGCGTCGATCATGA
- a CDS encoding Lrp/AsnC family transcriptional regulator, whose protein sequence is MVDDIDRALLACLQHDATQSYAVLGKAVGLSAGSAHERVRKLRERGVIRRTTIDVDPAAVERGVSAFVMVDGNTWMGDTREALSAIPGIQEAHIIAGAASLLVKIRTATTEDLQAALRSIFDIGGVTSTQTIVVLETFFERPVSVLDGSTEPQPG, encoded by the coding sequence GTGGTAGATGACATCGACCGAGCGTTGTTGGCGTGCCTGCAGCACGACGCCACCCAGTCCTACGCCGTGCTGGGGAAGGCGGTGGGTCTGTCCGCCGGCTCGGCGCACGAACGGGTGCGCAAGCTGCGCGAACGCGGGGTGATCCGCCGCACCACCATCGACGTCGACCCGGCCGCCGTGGAGCGCGGCGTGTCGGCCTTCGTGATGGTCGACGGCAACACGTGGATGGGTGACACACGGGAAGCGCTCTCGGCCATACCCGGCATCCAGGAGGCGCACATCATCGCCGGCGCGGCCTCGCTGCTGGTGAAGATCCGCACCGCGACCACCGAAGACCTGCAGGCGGCGCTCCGCAGCATCTTCGACATCGGCGGAGTGACCAGCACCCAGACCATCGTCGTGCTCGAGACATTCTTCGAACGTCCGGTGAGCGTCCTCGATGGGAGCACCGAACCGCAGCCGGGCTAG
- a CDS encoding 2'-5' RNA ligase family protein, whose amino-acid sequence MRTVELICSVELDDAVRTAWDRLAAAGLPSLARNIHPTNRPHLTLAAVDEFPPGAEHRLAELFDAALPVPVTLDRVVVLDGSAPLVWLVRPTRALSTLHAAVWDVLTDAAGHRPWHAPGAWVPHLSLALRFRNADLRLARAVAGGQRPTGAFVAGRSYDGTVRTVTPLTRQRR is encoded by the coding sequence GTGCGTACGGTCGAGTTGATCTGTTCGGTGGAGCTGGACGACGCGGTCCGGACCGCCTGGGACCGGTTGGCCGCGGCCGGACTGCCCAGCCTGGCGCGCAACATCCACCCGACCAACCGGCCGCACCTCACCCTCGCGGCGGTGGACGAGTTCCCGCCCGGCGCCGAGCATCGCCTGGCCGAGCTGTTCGACGCCGCGCTGCCGGTGCCGGTCACGCTCGACCGCGTCGTCGTTCTCGACGGCAGCGCGCCGTTGGTCTGGCTCGTCCGACCCACACGCGCGCTGTCCACGCTGCACGCTGCCGTGTGGGACGTGCTCACCGACGCTGCCGGACATCGTCCGTGGCACGCGCCGGGGGCGTGGGTGCCGCACCTGAGCCTGGCGCTGCGGTTCCGCAACGCGGACCTGCGGCTCGCCCGCGCCGTCGCCGGCGGTCAGCGGCCGACGGGCGCGTTCGTCGCGGGCCGCAGCTACGACGGCACGGTTCGGACCGTGACGCCGCTGACCCGCCAGCGACGCTGA
- a CDS encoding family 43 glycosylhydrolase, with translation MRHLRRGGALAAALGLILAASPIAPAAGSDGPSRYRNPISTAVGDTFADPVIVRGDDGFWYAYGTTDPLREGEREFHRVPTARSADLVDWTYVGDAFGPDQRPPYAAPGAAYWAPDVRRLGDRWVMYVTVTDTTVSTEGSDYAIGAATAPSPTGPWTFATQPVVAPRPGGGGGYLWTIDPSQFTDVDGRSYLYYGSYYGGISVTELSPDGLTAVGTPTLVAVDNKFEGSYVLRHDGWYYLFASTANCCAGPATGYSVQVGRARTPRGPFTDRDGVALTASRAGGTPVLTQNGNRWIGTGHNGFLTDLSGQDWIVYHAIDRADPYLDEPFGINERPMLLDRLDWIDGWPTVNAGAGPSEGTRPAPVTTGPVDDRFDTAGLAGWRRSAGEWRVADGRLTGSGALTSRTTVGGDVRAEADLRLTGAAAAGITLGDRVEVRVDAAGGLLVARDGDRRATAPLPAGFASADQHNLAVEVRDRNLVAELSPARLGDQLAVVSLRLDRPAAGRPGLTATGGAAEFDNVSAVRLYEPAKRAVPEPRVGAPLRAYSDEFSDGLDADWRWVREDPAATVSGGALRWPVQAADLTGTGNTAGVLLRDAPSGDYVAETRVTLDLGEETVRNYQQSGLVAYVDDDRFARLAQVAIWNTRQVEYGYELPFAGQPVYGGSIVGTPATTTWLRLAHHVDPVTGEHEFRAGSSRDGRTWTWGAVWTFPADTTPRIGLVAHGGAAPPVTAEFDYLRFYR, from the coding sequence ATGCGACACCTCCGCCGCGGCGGCGCGCTCGCCGCCGCGCTCGGCCTGATCCTGGCCGCGTCCCCGATTGCGCCCGCTGCCGGCTCCGACGGCCCGTCCCGCTACCGAAATCCGATCTCCACCGCCGTGGGCGACACCTTCGCCGACCCGGTCATCGTTCGCGGCGACGACGGCTTCTGGTACGCCTACGGCACGACCGACCCGCTGCGCGAGGGTGAGCGCGAGTTCCATCGGGTGCCCACGGCCCGCTCGGCCGACCTGGTCGACTGGACGTACGTCGGGGATGCGTTCGGCCCCGACCAGCGCCCGCCCTACGCAGCGCCCGGCGCGGCGTACTGGGCACCGGACGTGCGCCGCCTCGGCGACCGGTGGGTCATGTACGTGACGGTCACCGACACCACCGTCTCCACCGAGGGCAGCGACTACGCGATCGGCGCGGCCACCGCCCCCAGCCCGACCGGGCCGTGGACCTTCGCCACGCAGCCGGTTGTCGCCCCGCGCCCCGGCGGCGGTGGTGGCTACCTGTGGACCATCGACCCGAGCCAGTTCACCGACGTCGACGGCCGCAGCTATCTCTACTACGGCAGCTACTACGGCGGCATCTCGGTCACCGAGCTGAGCCCGGACGGGCTGACCGCGGTCGGCACGCCGACCCTGGTGGCCGTCGACAACAAGTTCGAGGGCAGCTACGTGCTGCGCCACGACGGCTGGTACTACCTGTTCGCCTCCACCGCGAACTGCTGCGCCGGCCCGGCCACCGGCTACTCCGTCCAGGTCGGACGGGCGCGCACCCCGCGCGGCCCCTTCACCGACCGGGACGGCGTGGCGCTGACCGCGTCCCGGGCCGGCGGCACACCGGTGCTCACCCAGAACGGCAACCGGTGGATCGGCACCGGCCACAACGGGTTCCTCACCGACCTGTCCGGCCAGGACTGGATCGTCTACCACGCCATCGACCGCGCCGACCCGTACCTGGACGAGCCGTTCGGCATCAACGAACGCCCGATGTTGCTGGACCGGCTGGACTGGATCGACGGCTGGCCGACGGTGAACGCCGGCGCCGGGCCGTCCGAGGGCACCCGGCCCGCACCGGTGACCACCGGCCCGGTCGACGACCGGTTCGACACCGCAGGGCTGGCCGGCTGGCGACGGTCCGCCGGCGAGTGGCGGGTCGCCGACGGTCGGCTCACCGGCAGCGGCGCGCTGACCAGCCGTACCACCGTGGGCGGGGACGTGCGGGCGGAGGCCGACCTGCGGCTCACCGGCGCGGCCGCCGCCGGGATCACCCTCGGCGACCGGGTCGAGGTACGGGTGGACGCGGCCGGCGGCCTGCTGGTGGCCCGCGACGGCGACCGGCGGGCCACCGCGCCGCTGCCCGCCGGCTTCGCCTCGGCCGACCAGCACAACCTGGCCGTCGAGGTACGCGACCGGAACCTGGTCGCCGAGCTGAGCCCGGCCCGGCTCGGTGACCAACTCGCCGTCGTGTCGCTGCGGCTGGACCGCCCGGCTGCCGGCCGGCCCGGGTTGACCGCCACCGGCGGCGCCGCCGAGTTCGACAATGTCAGCGCCGTCCGGCTGTACGAGCCGGCGAAGCGGGCGGTGCCCGAGCCCCGTGTCGGAGCGCCGCTGCGGGCGTACTCCGACGAGTTCAGCGACGGGCTGGACGCCGACTGGCGGTGGGTACGCGAGGACCCGGCGGCGACCGTCTCCGGTGGCGCGTTGCGCTGGCCCGTGCAGGCCGCCGACCTGACCGGCACCGGCAACACCGCCGGTGTGCTGCTGCGCGACGCGCCCAGCGGCGACTACGTCGCCGAGACCCGGGTGACGCTGGATCTGGGCGAGGAGACGGTCCGCAACTACCAGCAGTCCGGGCTGGTCGCGTACGTCGACGACGACCGGTTCGCCCGGCTGGCTCAGGTGGCGATCTGGAACACCCGGCAGGTCGAGTACGGCTATGAGCTGCCCTTCGCCGGCCAGCCGGTGTACGGCGGCAGCATCGTCGGCACCCCGGCCACCACCACCTGGTTGCGGCTGGCGCACCACGTCGACCCGGTCACCGGGGAGCACGAGTTCCGGGCCGGGTCCAGCCGGGACGGGCGTACCTGGACGTGGGGTGCGGTGTGGACCTTCCCGGCCGACACCACTCCCCGGATCGGGCTGGTCGCGCACGGCGGCGCCGCGCCCCCGGTGACCGCCGAGTTCGACTACCTGCGCTTCTACCGCTGA
- a CDS encoding ArsR/SmtB family transcription factor gives MSAVTEGRGMAELAALLADGTRAGICLALLDGRAWTAGELARRAGVAPSTASDHLTRLVRGGLLVEERQGRHRYLRLAGPSVAQLIENLVGHAPAPPAPTGSLRAASTGAALAYARTCYDHLAGRLGVLMYDALLADGRLDRASGLTLTPDGWAWAAGLGVPVDVLRTARRPVVRDCLDWTERRSHLAGALGTALCRRFAELGWTAPGAGRAVRLTATGRPALAATLAIPEEALTPTQPPTPTSGRA, from the coding sequence ATGAGCGCTGTCACCGAGGGCCGGGGGATGGCGGAGTTGGCCGCCCTGTTGGCCGACGGCACCCGGGCCGGCATCTGCCTCGCGCTGCTCGACGGCCGGGCCTGGACGGCTGGCGAACTGGCCCGGCGGGCCGGGGTCGCGCCGTCCACGGCCAGTGACCACCTCACCCGGCTGGTCCGGGGCGGGCTGCTGGTCGAGGAGCGGCAGGGCCGGCACCGCTACCTGCGGCTGGCCGGGCCGTCGGTGGCCCAGCTGATCGAGAACCTGGTCGGGCACGCCCCGGCCCCACCCGCGCCAACCGGGTCGCTGCGCGCCGCCAGCACCGGAGCTGCCCTGGCGTACGCCCGGACCTGCTACGACCACCTCGCCGGGCGGCTCGGCGTGCTGATGTACGACGCGCTGCTGGCCGACGGACGGCTGGACCGGGCCAGCGGACTGACGCTGACCCCCGACGGGTGGGCGTGGGCCGCCGGGCTGGGCGTACCGGTGGACGTGCTGCGCACCGCCCGACGCCCGGTGGTCCGCGACTGCCTGGACTGGACCGAGCGCCGGTCGCACCTGGCCGGGGCGCTCGGCACGGCGCTCTGCCGGCGCTTCGCCGAGCTGGGCTGGACCGCCCCGGGCGCAGGCCGCGCGGTCCGCCTCACCGCGACCGGCCGGCCCGCCCTCGCCGCGACCCTGGCCATCCCCGAAGAAGCCCTCACCCCCACCCAACCCCCGACGCCCACCAGCGGCCGCGCCTGA
- a CDS encoding cytochrome P450 produces the protein MTRHADVRTALTDPAFRVPAVDTGPPGTLAWLRATVSRFSPPERHAERRAIGVTALAALDPDELRQEAAGLTAAALDRAGDRLDVMRELARPVPLRVLAGRLGFGDPAAAGTAVEAVAAAYHPGVDPALLGRADRAVAALLVLSAPAPPEVRANLIGLLVQACDATAGLIGAAAHHLLSPPARRPAGDPAGSGTAALLAEVLRLDPPVRATRRVTTAGVRLGGQDLPPGSAVLLRFDAANRDPRAFADPEAFRPDRPAAELLTFGAGERGCPGDRRALALATGVLGVLRQRCRRIEADLRHGPHPTLRVPAILEVTAR, from the coding sequence GTGACGCGGCACGCCGACGTCCGGACGGCGCTGACCGACCCGGCCTTCCGTGTGCCGGCCGTCGACACCGGTCCGCCCGGCACCCTCGCCTGGCTGCGCGCCACGGTCAGCCGGTTCAGCCCGCCGGAGCGGCACGCCGAGCGCCGGGCGATCGGGGTGACCGCGCTGGCCGCGCTGGATCCGGACGAGCTGCGGCAGGAGGCGGCCGGGCTGACCGCCGCAGCCCTGGACCGGGCCGGAGACCGCCTCGACGTGATGCGCGAACTGGCCAGGCCGGTGCCGCTGCGGGTGCTGGCCGGCCGGCTCGGCTTCGGCGATCCGGCCGCCGCCGGGACGGCGGTCGAGGCCGTCGCCGCCGCGTACCACCCCGGGGTCGACCCGGCGCTGCTCGGTCGGGCCGACCGGGCGGTGGCGGCGCTGCTCGTGCTCTCGGCGCCGGCCCCGCCGGAGGTACGGGCGAACCTGATCGGCCTGCTGGTCCAGGCGTGCGACGCCACCGCCGGCCTGATCGGCGCCGCCGCCCACCACCTGCTGTCCCCACCCGCCCGCCGGCCGGCCGGTGACCCGGCGGGCTCGGGGACCGCCGCACTGCTGGCCGAGGTACTGCGGCTCGACCCGCCGGTCCGGGCCACCCGTCGGGTCACCACCGCCGGGGTACGGCTGGGCGGGCAGGACCTGCCGCCGGGTAGCGCGGTGCTGCTCCGGTTCGACGCGGCCAACCGCGATCCGCGCGCGTTCGCCGATCCGGAGGCGTTCCGACCCGACCGGCCCGCCGCGGAGCTGCTGACCTTCGGCGCGGGGGAGCGCGGCTGCCCGGGTGACCGGCGCGCCCTGGCCCTCGCCACCGGGGTGCTCGGCGTGCTGCGCCAGCGCTGCCGGCGTATCGAAGCCGACCTGCGCCACGGGCCCCATCCGACCCTGCGCGTTCCGGCGATCCTGGAGGTGACCGCCCGATGA
- a CDS encoding isocitrate lyase/PEP mutase family protein, whose amino-acid sequence MTDRRAAFRALHHAGRPFLLPNAWDHASAAALAARGHPAIGTTSLGVAAAAGRPDGVAATGAETLALARRLARLSVLLTVDVEAGFADDPAAVAGYVTELAGLGAVGINLEDGRADGTLADSECIADKIAAVKAAVPDLFVNARTDTWWLGVADPLPQTLSRARTYRAAGADGIFVPGTVDLATLRVLTERIDAPLNALYQPGGPGLDEFGRAGVARVSTGSLLFRAALAAAVATADAARADGFVASPGLPSYAEVQGLVAADGD is encoded by the coding sequence ATGACCGACCGCCGTGCGGCGTTCCGCGCCCTGCACCACGCCGGCCGACCCTTCTTGCTGCCGAACGCCTGGGACCACGCCTCGGCGGCGGCGCTCGCCGCGCGCGGCCATCCGGCGATCGGCACCACCAGCCTCGGGGTCGCAGCGGCAGCCGGGCGACCCGACGGCGTGGCGGCCACCGGCGCGGAGACCCTGGCCCTGGCCCGCCGGCTCGCCCGGCTGTCGGTGCTGCTCACCGTCGACGTGGAGGCCGGGTTCGCCGACGACCCGGCGGCGGTCGCCGGGTACGTGACGGAGCTGGCCGGGCTTGGCGCCGTCGGGATCAACCTGGAGGACGGGCGCGCCGACGGCACCCTGGCCGATTCCGAGTGCATCGCCGACAAGATCGCGGCGGTGAAGGCGGCGGTGCCGGACCTGTTCGTCAACGCCCGCACCGACACCTGGTGGCTCGGGGTGGCCGACCCGCTGCCGCAGACCCTGTCCCGGGCTCGGACCTACCGGGCCGCCGGCGCTGACGGGATCTTCGTGCCCGGCACCGTCGACCTGGCGACCCTGCGGGTGCTCACCGAGCGGATCGATGCGCCGCTGAACGCGCTGTACCAACCGGGCGGGCCGGGACTGGACGAGTTTGGCCGGGCCGGGGTGGCCCGGGTCAGCACCGGCTCCCTGCTGTTCCGGGCCGCGCTGGCCGCCGCGGTCGCGACCGCCGACGCGGCCCGTGCCGACGGGTTTGTCGCGTCGCCGGGTCTGCCGTCGTACGCCGAGGTGCAGGGCCTGGTGGCGGCGGACGGCGACTGA